The following is a genomic window from Thalassophryne amazonica chromosome 14, fThaAma1.1, whole genome shotgun sequence.
GTCTAAATGCTTAAATAAACCTGCAAAATTGGTACCAGGTCAAAATGTGATGGGAGATCTGCAGCAAGATGAAAACCAGATTGAAATATGTACCTGCTGCATCGACTTGTGGGGATTCCACTTTGGCTGACATGGTAGAGCATTGTCTTATCAGTGAgaaggcaatccaatccaacaaCAAGCCACAAAATATATCGCTTGGCTAGATTTGAATTACACACCTGTTCTGTTTTGTGTTTGATTCCTGATTTTTGCTCGCTCTTCGTTGATTCATTGattgacattttggtgttccatttGGGATTACCTGTTTGAGTTTATGTACCTACCTgcctgtaaatggtaaatggactgcatttatatagcgcttttccatctgcatcagatgctcaaatcacTTTACAATAATACTGCACAtttaccctgatgtcaggctgctgcaatacaaggcgctcactacacaccgagagcaacttggggattaaggacctagcCCAacggcccttactgattttccagtcaggctgggatttgaaccaaggatcctctggtctcaagcccaacgcttaaccactagaccatcacctccccgaaaTACAGAACATCACAAATTACATAGTTAAAAGGTATTGGGGAAAAATGAATTCTTAATGTTAAAGAGATACTGCGTGACAGAGCAAGGGGTCACACATGGGTCAAGGCTTTTTTTACGACAGTTTTGTCACATGTGTACTCCTGAACTATAGGGGGAGCTCTGTAGAGAAGAATGTGACCAAATCGACATTGTTCTCCTTTTAAATTCTCATCAAACAGTGGCTTGTAATAATTTAATATAATAAGGTACACAAGTGAGTCATGTGGACAGACTTCTCCAAGCTGATGTTGCTTTATTTGCATACCTTATTCCAGGTGAGAGTGGTTATGGAAAGTTTGGGAAGACCTACAAGGACCAGCTGCCTAACAGTGGGACCAGTTGGTGGGTGACCACAGGAGACATCAAAAGGTTCTTGGACTCCAAGGGAGTGACCTACCAAAGCTATGACCTGCCGTCTCAAGCGGAcatcactgagtgtttctctgagGGGTCTGAGAAAGGAGAGCTGCTGCTCGATTTTGTAACTGGAGTTCTGGACTTCAGTAAGACAGCCTCACCTGAGCTCAAATCCAGTGTCTTAGCCTTTCTGCGGCACCCAGACTGCAGCACGGAGTCTGAAGGCAGAATTTTCTTCAACAACAGCAAGGGAGCGCTCatcactgacccccccccccccatggactGAAGCATTTGCAAATTGAGTGAAATTTCATATTTTAAGTAGAGGGATAATAGATGGAGTGTTTTGATTTTAAACACACTGATTGTCGAGAAAAGTGTGAATAATATTTAGAGTATGCAGAGtataaatttcattgtatgtatatacatgtacaatgacaataaaggctataaTATACATATGTCGcgaacatgaacgagcaaagcttgtcagcatctcaccatgtcatttaggtccttcagactttattttgagtaaatgcttcaggggagcgttagcatggcaaaaacctttcagcttattttgctccagctgtatttgtgctgaatttgatgcttgtatcaccatttgaaggattgtttcagttaagcTAACAGAGCCTgagccagctgctgtctgttatcttaaacatgtgtatattaggcaacccaaattaaaggagaaatgctgcttttaacaacctggacttcatttctggcataaaatacagtcgtttactcaccagtataagtctggtgtcattagaagtccatagttcaaacagcatgttcagttcaaatctgaggcaaacattttcttctactgaacaggaggaacctagcagtcattgtgactcactaatttcaaaatgtggctctttcaaccagacgtgtggtgccctgacatgtcaatcatctgtgtccagtcagatttcaggggagtccagtgaaaccctggcctacgctctagctccacccatgccaggaagttttgacatttgacatttcctgtttcactgtgactgataaattggcacttcttgtttgagtgtgagcttgccactcagttcctgtgagattccatgggatctcgtctgtcgatccaggaagtatctgacatttgaacattttctgctttactgtgggtttgaaatttggcacttcctgtttaggacgccctgtaccgcTGCGTGACACTTCGCtcatataataatattattataacaGTGAAGAAAAGTTTAGAAAGTGAGAATacacatttgatttgttttcttACACTTTTCttcattaatattaatattttcaTATTAATTATGTATTGTAGTCCAGATTTTCAGTAGCGTTTTGGATTGTGTTTGACCAATTAAAAATACAGAGTCAAAATAAATAGTAGCTTGCTGCTGTGTACAAAAATACATATTCTGTGTCTTATATTCTGAAGGGACTCTGTGCTTAATTGAATTACATCCTCCTTTAAGTGACGTCAAGACCAAGTGTATTTCCCAAAGAGAATTATTTCATCTTTATTTCAACTCTAAACTGAGCTGCGataagttggccacaggaggagatagataccactgatgtctttttttttttttttacaaaaacagattaacaaaaaatgactgaaaatgtcACAATGTGCAGTGCCAAAAATCCATTTTAACAGTGCAATGCACTGTCCACATATGACTTTATTGCAGCTTCAGCAGTAGCTTCATTTGTCCTCTTGTAGCTGTCCAGCTCCTGCAGTAGTTGCAGATCATTTTGTTGAGCAGATGACGCTCACATGCACGTAATATCTTTATCAAGAATGTGTTGAAATGGCCTAGAGACAAGAGTTCACGTGCAGTCAGTTTAAACTGGTAATGAAAGATGTATATCTTCAGACTGTATATGAGCTTTGCCATCCATCTGGCTCGATGGAACACCCCAGGAGCCTGAATGTGTACATCACCATAGCAGTCAGCCCCCAGAAACAGCAGTGGCAAATGCAGGAACTCACAGGAATCATCTTTGTGATGAAACTCTGTTAGTTGTTTCCAAATGAAGTAAATTATATCATCCTTAACTGGACTGACAGCTGACAGTATGAACTCTACATCTAGTCCACTTTCATAGCACCAATTATATTACGTGATATAGGAAACACTTCAGTTCattgagctaccagtaaatatcCATATGTCTGAATGAAGCTTGTAGCAGTTAATTTGCTTcagaaaagggggaaaaaaaatatatatatatatatatatatatatatatatatatatatatattatatatatatatatacacttgcagatggaaaagcactatataataaatacagtccatttaccatttcactaCAAGGGTTATTGAACTGCCACCAAATCTGAAGGGTTCACTTGTTCACTGAGTTTACAGGCCTGCATCTTTGTGGAACTGGGATGAAACAATGGAACTGTAATGTTCTTTTGATGGTCTTAGCAAGGTTGAATCTAGGCTTGAGTTCATTTTTACATTTAGCCACCGCATCTACTGGTACATGAAAAAAGTGGATGTCTATGATATTCTTCACACAGTGGTCGAACATGGAAGAATATGACAATCAGACAAACACTGTAAATGTCTTTAGTGACAATAAGCCTTTTCACTGTTCCACCAatactatcagttatcaagttgttttaccaatgaatatggctttatacaccctaaagaaaaccatacaccctgaggtgaGGTACCACTGACCAAAACCAGGGaccaggttttgaataatcaggtcccatcttatcttagggacctcatagtaccatatcaatagagcacttcgctctcagactgcaggcttacttgtagttcctagggtttgtaagagtagaatgggaggcagagccttcagctttcaggctcctctcctgtggaaccagctcccaattcggatcaaggagacagacaccctctctacttttaagattaggcttaaaacattcctttttgctaaagcttatagttagggctggatcaggtgaccctgaaccatcccttagttttgctgctatagacttagactgctggggggttcccatgatgcactgagtgtttctttctctttttgctctgtatgcaccactctgcatttaatcattagtgattgatctctgctctcttccacagcatgtctttttcctggttctctccctcagccccaaccagtcccagcagaagactgcccctccctgagcctggttctgctggaggtttcttcctgttaaaatggagtttttccttcccactgtcgccaagtgcttgctcacagggggtcgttttgaccgtttgggtttttctgtaattattgtatggcttttgcctcacaatataaagtgccttggggcaactgtttgttgttgtgatttggcgctatataaataaaattgatttatcgtaggagttacgttctaaaaataacccgcgatagacgAAATCCGcgtgtagtcagcattattttttacaattattatagatgttttaaggctgtaaaagccctcactacacactttatac
Proteins encoded in this region:
- the LOC117524589 gene encoding histamine N-methyltransferase-like, whose amino-acid sequence is MMTASEFEESWKEKKMTKKADFIHMIQMLYYLKDPESTITFYQSLLKNNSKLLLILLSSESGYGKFGKTYKDQLPNSGTSWWVTTGDIKRFLDSKGVTYQSYDLPSQADITECFSEGSEKGELLLDFVTGVLDFSKTASPELKSSVLAFLRHPDCSTESEGRIFFNNSKGALITDPPPPMD